One region of Krasilnikovia cinnamomea genomic DNA includes:
- a CDS encoding SAF domain-containing protein: MSLTDTSRNGAALPAPSIAPAVKAALPRRRRPGLIAAGVVILVLGCLGAYAFARAAGTNEPMLAVTTTITAGHQITDADLKVVQVNAASGLTPIPSTQRNTVVGKYAKVELVAGTLLTNEQLTTTAVPAAGQQLIGLELKPAQLPSRPLRPGEPVLLVITSDPRNVTLDGGKKATSADLPSPPTVAATVAGVGAKATDDTVVVDVVVPEANGPGLLERASQGRVAVALVAR, encoded by the coding sequence ATGAGCCTGACCGACACCTCCCGCAACGGTGCCGCCCTGCCGGCACCGTCGATCGCCCCAGCGGTCAAGGCCGCGCTGCCCCGACGCCGCCGGCCGGGCCTGATCGCTGCGGGTGTGGTCATCCTCGTGCTGGGCTGCCTCGGCGCGTACGCGTTCGCCCGCGCCGCGGGCACCAATGAGCCCATGCTCGCGGTGACCACCACGATTACTGCCGGACACCAGATCACCGACGCCGACCTGAAGGTGGTCCAGGTCAACGCCGCGTCCGGGCTGACCCCGATCCCGTCGACGCAACGCAACACGGTCGTCGGCAAGTACGCGAAAGTCGAACTGGTCGCCGGCACCCTGCTCACCAATGAGCAGCTCACCACCACCGCGGTCCCCGCCGCCGGGCAGCAGCTGATCGGCCTGGAACTCAAGCCGGCGCAGCTGCCCTCGCGGCCGCTGCGCCCCGGCGAACCGGTGCTGCTGGTCATCACCTCCGACCCGCGCAACGTCACCCTGGACGGCGGGAAGAAGGCCACGTCAGCGGACCTGCCGTCGCCTCCGACCGTGGCGGCCACAGTGGCCGGCGTCGGCGCCAAAGCCACCGACGACACGGTCGTCGTCGACGTCGTCGTACCGGAGGCCAACGGGCCGGGCCTGCTCGAGCGGGCCTCGCAGGGCCGCGTCGCCGTCGCCCTGGTGGCGAGGTGA
- a CDS encoding helix-turn-helix domain-containing protein, with protein MPDRPAGIPPLLTTAQLAQRLNLSTKTIYKLAKSGAISAMRAPGTRTAWRFDLATVEQELRANGAASD; from the coding sequence ATGCCAGACAGGCCCGCGGGCATACCTCCCCTGCTCACAACCGCGCAGCTGGCGCAGCGTCTGAACCTGTCGACCAAGACGATCTACAAGCTGGCCAAGAGCGGCGCGATCTCAGCGATGCGCGCCCCCGGCACGCGCACTGCGTGGCGCTTCGATCTGGCCACTGTCGAGCAGGAACTGCGCGCCAATGGGGCCGCCAGTGACTGA
- a CDS encoding prepilin peptidase has translation MTEQPTVVDVDRQGTSSAPARWRIVSVGGWLRAAVTACSVPAGTPRMSGCPKCGRRLFAATGPGVTVRGACAGCGARLGPRAWVLEFALAAALAALVLGPRPGAELPAYGWFAVLGILLAAVDIRVRRLPNMLTAAWAGGVFAGLGLAALVEHRGGDWVRAALAGVGVAVLFAVIAALRPGALGWGDVKAAVAVGAVLGWLGWAALYAGVFVAFALAAGYAIVLLARGGRRQDSLPFGPFLVAGAVLVATVWPAAAS, from the coding sequence GTGACTGAGCAGCCGACCGTCGTCGACGTCGACAGGCAAGGCACCAGCAGCGCTCCGGCGCGGTGGCGGATCGTGTCCGTCGGCGGCTGGTTGCGCGCCGCGGTGACCGCGTGCAGCGTGCCGGCCGGTACTCCTCGAATGAGCGGCTGTCCCAAGTGTGGACGCCGGCTGTTCGCCGCGACCGGGCCCGGTGTGACGGTGCGCGGCGCGTGCGCGGGGTGCGGGGCGCGGCTCGGTCCCCGGGCCTGGGTGCTCGAGTTCGCGCTCGCGGCGGCGCTCGCCGCGCTCGTGCTGGGTCCGCGCCCGGGCGCCGAGTTGCCGGCGTATGGCTGGTTCGCCGTCCTCGGGATCCTGCTAGCCGCCGTGGACATCCGGGTACGCCGGCTGCCGAACATGCTGACCGCGGCGTGGGCCGGCGGCGTCTTCGCGGGCCTGGGCCTGGCGGCATTGGTCGAGCACCGCGGCGGCGACTGGGTCCGCGCCGCCCTGGCTGGCGTCGGCGTCGCGGTGCTGTTCGCCGTGATCGCCGCCCTGCGTCCGGGCGCGCTGGGCTGGGGCGACGTCAAGGCCGCGGTCGCGGTCGGTGCCGTGCTCGGCTGGCTGGGCTGGGCCGCCCTGTACGCCGGGGTCTTCGTGGCGTTCGCACTAGCCGCCGGGTATGCGATCGTCCTGCTCGCGCGCGGCGGCCGACGTCAGGACAGTCTGCCGTTCGGACCATTCCTCGTCGCCGGCGCCGTGCTCGTCGCGACCGTATGGCCCGCGGCGGCGAGCTGA
- the cas7g gene encoding type I-G CRISPR-associated RAMP protein Csb1/Cas7g, with protein sequence MASLADRLVSAVGDDRREAGFVMRASYQPVGGPGGRLMPPTFPPPTKGALPVYLMEPRRYQDAVRESVVLDQVPSQANRVEQALLTATRAGRVALPLLQLEAKVNGGLEVLTSLDFPHRYADAYLRDSQLDGVRFHDSELGRRLRAADIRDARALYRREPYSAVLGAWDSHRKGVQPRFARVYTSEMYGLDPVVGTRYGGRMDPFNLSGAAKGDKGDPDWQYVAGGEKVKGSKLSERGHGNIAPNPAIGGVTVSEVHRRGWVSFAGLERLGFGDASPQAAQLARATLAALAVAGDRLAFGRPSLMLRSGCDLTRVQETLGFELDGGELEPVQVSAAEALAAFVELRDRTADAGIVMDSDVVALEPAPQLAEAIRFSLTQAAPADTDTAA encoded by the coding sequence GTGGCGAGTTTGGCCGATCGGCTAGTAAGCGCGGTTGGAGACGACCGGCGAGAAGCCGGTTTCGTGATGCGGGCCAGCTATCAGCCGGTGGGTGGGCCCGGTGGCCGGTTGATGCCGCCGACGTTCCCGCCACCGACCAAGGGCGCACTGCCGGTCTACCTGATGGAGCCGCGCCGGTACCAGGACGCGGTTCGGGAGTCGGTGGTCCTGGACCAGGTGCCGTCGCAGGCGAACCGGGTAGAGCAGGCATTGTTGACCGCGACGCGCGCCGGTCGGGTGGCGCTACCGCTGCTGCAGCTGGAGGCGAAGGTCAACGGCGGCCTGGAGGTCCTGACCTCCCTGGACTTTCCGCACCGCTACGCCGATGCCTATCTGCGTGACAGCCAGCTCGATGGCGTCCGATTCCACGACAGCGAACTGGGGCGGCGGCTGCGGGCGGCCGACATTCGCGACGCTCGCGCGTTGTACCGCCGCGAGCCGTACTCTGCGGTGCTCGGCGCCTGGGACTCGCACCGCAAGGGCGTGCAGCCGAGGTTCGCCAGGGTGTACACGTCGGAGATGTACGGCTTGGATCCGGTCGTCGGCACACGGTACGGCGGGCGGATGGACCCGTTCAATCTGAGCGGCGCGGCCAAGGGCGACAAGGGCGACCCGGACTGGCAGTACGTCGCGGGTGGCGAGAAGGTCAAAGGCAGCAAGCTCAGCGAGCGCGGGCACGGCAACATCGCCCCGAATCCCGCCATCGGTGGGGTCACCGTCAGCGAGGTACACCGACGCGGCTGGGTATCGTTCGCCGGTCTGGAACGACTGGGGTTCGGAGACGCGAGTCCGCAGGCAGCGCAGTTGGCCCGGGCCACGTTGGCGGCGTTGGCGGTGGCGGGTGACCGGCTGGCATTCGGGCGGCCCTCGTTGATGCTGCGGTCCGGTTGCGACCTCACCCGGGTGCAGGAAACCCTCGGGTTTGAGCTGGACGGCGGTGAGCTGGAGCCGGTGCAGGTGTCGGCCGCGGAGGCCCTCGCCGCGTTCGTAGAGCTGCGTGACCGCACCGCCGATGCGGGCATTGTGATGGACAGCGATGTAGTGGCGCTGGAGCCGGCGCCGCAGCTGGCAGAGGCGATCCGGTTCTCGCTGACGCAGGCCGCACCCGCCGACACGGACACGGCGGCATAG
- the csb2 gene encoding type I-G CRISPR-associated protein Csb2 produces MAFSISIRLRDGRFDAAVGHRDRGEWPPHPARVFCALVASAVEDADWAALRWLEQAPAPHVLACPVDDTEVTTRSGFVVTNAVKRKSGSTAWPGRTNGERRRVSVIPASDEIGLVWPQTDIDDAVLGRLLRLTRRVPYLGRSTSSVVVTVAAEAPAPRADWVCYRPAPLGTPGSVGLRVPQPGYVDQLRAAHAEGRRAWEVATRTLEYTTSDEEAAQPDAGHSVVAGPFTDLVVFGIDQSVTPIAGADVLTVTQALRAATISRVPDPVPAQVSGHGADGRPHAAFLALPDVGHPYSDGHLLGVGVALPGDLPPDQRRSVLRGLLAGDGLRRLCLPGGRPLAVSYRPDRSRPYGLLPERWNSSGGARAWVTATPVMLDRYPTTQTAEELVAQTLVTAGYPRPEQVDVVTGPATSGAINALRPGSIPKSRSRRPWVHCRIQFPMPVRGPVIAGSLRYLGVGLFIPHQPAGER; encoded by the coding sequence GTGGCGTTCAGCATCTCGATCCGGCTGCGCGACGGCCGGTTCGATGCCGCAGTTGGCCATCGGGACCGCGGTGAGTGGCCGCCGCATCCGGCGCGGGTGTTCTGCGCGCTGGTGGCCTCCGCAGTTGAGGACGCCGATTGGGCGGCGCTGCGCTGGCTCGAACAGGCGCCAGCCCCGCATGTGCTGGCGTGCCCGGTCGACGACACCGAGGTGACCACCCGGTCCGGGTTTGTGGTCACCAACGCCGTGAAGCGAAAGTCCGGGTCGACGGCCTGGCCGGGGCGCACCAACGGCGAACGACGCCGGGTATCGGTGATCCCAGCCTCAGATGAGATAGGACTGGTGTGGCCGCAGACCGACATCGACGACGCGGTGCTGGGGCGGCTGCTGCGCCTGACCCGCCGGGTGCCGTACCTGGGCCGGTCCACCTCATCGGTTGTCGTCACGGTCGCGGCGGAGGCGCCGGCGCCGCGCGCCGACTGGGTGTGCTACCGGCCGGCCCCCTTGGGCACGCCAGGCAGCGTCGGCCTGCGGGTACCGCAACCGGGCTACGTCGACCAGTTGCGGGCCGCGCACGCCGAGGGGCGGCGCGCTTGGGAAGTGGCGACCAGGACGTTGGAGTACACCACCAGCGATGAGGAAGCTGCCCAGCCCGATGCCGGTCACTCTGTGGTGGCGGGGCCGTTCACGGACCTGGTGGTGTTCGGCATCGACCAGTCGGTGACGCCGATCGCCGGCGCAGACGTGCTGACGGTGACGCAGGCTCTGCGGGCCGCCACGATCAGCCGAGTCCCGGATCCGGTCCCGGCCCAAGTTAGCGGGCACGGTGCTGACGGAAGACCGCATGCCGCGTTCCTGGCGCTCCCCGACGTGGGACACCCGTACAGCGACGGGCACCTGCTCGGTGTAGGTGTGGCCCTGCCCGGTGACCTGCCCCCGGACCAGCGGCGTTCGGTGCTGCGCGGTCTGCTGGCCGGTGACGGGCTGCGCCGGCTATGTCTGCCCGGCGGGCGCCCACTGGCAGTGTCGTACCGTCCGGACCGGAGTCGGCCCTACGGGCTGCTGCCGGAACGGTGGAACAGCAGCGGCGGTGCCCGGGCGTGGGTAACCGCCACGCCGGTGATGCTGGATCGCTACCCGACGACCCAGACCGCCGAAGAGCTCGTGGCACAGACGCTGGTCACCGCCGGCTACCCCCGCCCTGAACAGGTCGACGTGGTCACCGGACCCGCCACCAGCGGGGCGATCAATGCGCTGCGCCCGGGCAGCATTCCCAAGAGCCGTTCCCGGCGACCGTGGGTGCACTGCCGGATCCAGTTCCCCATGCCGGTGCGCGGCCCGGTCATCGCCGGCAGCCTGCGCTACCTCGGTGTCGGGCTGTTCATCCCCCACCAGCCCGCAGGTGAGCGATGA